The following coding sequences are from one Apteryx mantelli isolate bAptMan1 unplaced genomic scaffold, bAptMan1.hap1 HAP1_SCAFFOLD_34, whole genome shotgun sequence window:
- the LOC136996363 gene encoding olfactory receptor 14A16-like produces the protein MPNSSSPTEFLLLAFADTWELQLLHFSLFLGIYLAALLGNGLIITAVTCDHHLHTPMYFFLLNLSVLDLCSISTTVPKSMANSLSNTRAISYLGCAAQVFLLLFLFSAENYLLTVMAYDHFVAICKPLHYETLMGSRACVKMAAAAWASGFLHAVLHTGNTFSLPLCQGNVVEQFFCEIPQILKLSCSDSYLREIGLLVFSVCLTFGCFVFILLSYLQILTVVLRIPSEQGRHKAFSMCLPHLAVISLFVSTVVFDHLKPPSMLSPAHDLVVGVLYVVVPPTLNPLIYSLRNKELKGALKKLIQPGQCQHP, from the coding sequence atgcccaacagcagctcccccactgagttcctccttctggcatttgcggacacatgggagctgcagctcttgcacttctcgctcttcctgggcatctacctggctgccctcctgggcaacggactcatcatcactgctgtcacctgtgaccaccacctccacacccctatgtacttcttcctcctcaacctctctgttctggacctttgctccatctccaccactgtccccaaatccatggccaattccctgagcaacaccagggccatttcctacttgggatgtgctgcccaggtctttctgcttctctttttgttctcagcagaaaattatcttctcacagtcatggcctatgatcactttgtcgccatctgcaaacccctgcactatgagaccctcatgggcagcagagcttgtgtcaaaatggcagcagctgcctgggccagtggttttctccatgctgtgctgcacactggaaacacattttcactaccactctgccaaggcaacgtcgtggagcagttcttctgtgaaattccccagatcctcaagctctcctgctcagactcctacctcagggaaattggacTTCTTGTGTTTAGTGTTTGTTTAAcctttggatgttttgttttcattcttctgtcctaTCTGCAGAtcctcacagtcgtgctgaggatcccctctgagcagggacggcacaaagccttttccatgtgcctccctcacctggctgtcatctccctgtttgtcagcactgttgtGTTTGACcatctgaagcccccttccatgtTATCCCCAGCTCATGATCTGGTGGTTggagttctgtacgtggtggtgcctccaacactgaaccctctcatctacagcttgaggaacaaggagcttaagggtgcactgaagaaactgattcaaccgGGACAATGTCAGCACCCATAA